The stretch of DNA AAAGAATTAGCCTTTTAAGGTAACATATATAATTTCATGGAGCACCACAAATGGTGGCAATTAACTACATTGTTATTTGTCTCTATAATGTTTCAATCATCTTTGGTTAAAACTAATGACATTGAGTCCTTAGAAGACTCCTTATGCAAGcaagtgaacaaagagagagaaaatccAATAACAGGTCTTTTCTACAACATCTCACTTCCTTCTAATTACACAGGAATCAAAGCTAGAGTTGTTAGATTAAGAACATCCTCATTCTATCAAAGAGGAATAAATTATAGTCTCTTCAATATTCCACCACATATTGTGCCATTACCAAATAGAAAAAGAATGGCTATACTCTttgaaaattttggaaattggTCATCTCATTATTTCAATGTGCCTAATTACACAATGGTAGCACCTGTTTTTGGCTTTGTGGCTTACACTTCATCAGGAAATGATTTTTTAGATAATGAGAAGATGAATTTAGTCATTAAAGGGAAGcctattttaattaattttcattatGTTAGGGTGcaagaaaaaaatgatacacCAATTTGTGTTAAGCTTAGTGATAATGATGGTGGAATTTTGGGATTTAGGAGCATGACAAAAGATTATGCTTGTGAGGCTTATGGATCAGGACACTATACTCTTGTGGTTCCAATTTCAGAAGAATCATATATTAAGAGTCAGAGTAAGAGATTTACTCAATGGTGGATTGTAGGATTTGTTATAGGTTTTGTTGGGTTGGTCATATTGGTTTTGATCTTGGTAAATTTAGTTAAGGCTGCaaagaggaagaagataaaaaatttgGAGAACAATTCAGAAAATGGTGAGCCTTTTGATACATTTTGGATTGGTGACACTAAATTGCCATTGGCTTCAATGATTAGAACCCAACCAGTTCTTGAGAatgattgatgatgatgatgataatgatgatgatgatgttattCATTATTAATGTTAGTTGGTCTTGTTTTGTTGTATTAATGATGTTGGTTTTAAACTATGATTAATGATCTTTGTCATATAAAACAAAACCATTTAGTACAATGAACAACAAATTTGACTctatataatatgatatttatcaTCATCTGCCTCATTGACACTTTGATATCatgtttagtttttatttaGAAACTTTGTAAATTTCCCATTCTCATTCTATTCTTCTCTATTCGTTAATACAAACAAGacttaaatataatattagttCAAAAGGTCATGTCTAACATGAACAAGTCCTTCAAAttgtgcatggtgcataagtagtgatttatattataactgttgtgaattcgatcCGAAAATTACACCAATATTAAACTCAAGTGTGTGGAGCAAACGATTAAGCAACCAAATCAAAGCTTATGGAATAAGCAATAAATCAACAAAGGCTAAAACAATGAAAACGATAAAGAACATGAATAATTGTTTACctagttcggtccaataatgacctagtctggcgAGAGAGAGCTCTCCATTCCACTATGAATGATTcaacttgattacaaagattcaaccacaaagagttgcaagaatttagatttttcctaaattctacccttttcccgaatctctccccgtgaccaagagattcaatcaataagtgtttccTGGTGTTACAATGATTATCCCAACCCTAGAGTATACCCAAAAGAATCCCCTTTTATTACAATGTTGGTTGCAAAGACTCTTGAAAAACCCTTTCTCTCTATTCTTGGCGGCTGCATAAAAGTGAACAGAACTGGCGCCAGAACGGCAAGCTACACCCCATGCGCCAGAACTGGCGCCTCATGCGCCAATTCCCGCGCCTTATGCGCAAATGGCAGTAGTGAAACCAATTTTCTGCTTTTTCATCAATTCAAAGGCAATTTCCAACAATCTCCACTTTGCCTTTAAATTTATGGCGATGCCATCTTCCCACCGACCATTGTGTCGCTCTACTTTGTTTACACCACTCCTCTTCGGcccccggagtctacctctcTGTTCTCCCGAAatatgcttgcctccaattgcccttggattGTTAGGACAATCCACAAGCTAAAccataccctcttcaaaccccggattgtagctttccgtactcttgaagattTGCTTGCTtcaaaccaaccttggaattttaggtggttccacAAGCCGCAATATCAAACTCTCCTtgcatccaactacctccagcagtcctACAAGTTACCAAGTTTGATCACCATTGCTTCCACACAAGATctccatagccataccaccAAAGCCTCAaaaccggtatatccactatgtctTTCACCTTGTAaccgagtattcttagcaccgcctctccaggctgatgttgactattcttccaccgcctctccaggccgatgttgagtattcttccaccgcctctccaggtcGACAAAGCCTCTATGGTTCCCAACTTGTGACTATGAGTGCTTCCGCACTCTCATAgccttcctcctcatcaacgGCAATCTGAGCCAACGGACTACCATTGCCCCTCCTCTGAGGATAATCCTTCTTGAAGTGGCCCGATTCTTGACAATGGAAGCATTTGAACTTGCCACCACCATCACCTTTTGGCCTAGACTTGAACCCATATTTCGATCCTTTCCCTTTGCCTTCGTTCTCGCTTCTACCCCTCGCCACATTCAAGCCTTCTACACCATCATCAACCCTCAagtctctcaactttgtcaacTCCTTGGTCCTCAAAGCTGATTGAACTTCATCCAAGGTGATAGTGCCTTCTTTGCCATAAAGCAATGCATCCTTGAGATTTTCAAGCGGCTTGGGCAAAGCACACAACAAATGAAATGCCTTGTCCTTGTCTTCCAAGTTCACATCAATGGCAGCAACTGAGGCTGCTTCTGCGCCTCATGCGCAAATGGCAGCAGTGAAACTAGTTTTCTGCTTTTTTCATCAATTCAAAGGTAATTTCCAAcaataacgaatacaaattttataaaattcaccgttagattgaaagtttatatcatatagatcatctataaattttttgaaaataacttgatatgttattaagaccaatcaaaattaatggtattcaataaaaacctataaaccattaattttgatgaaTCTCAATAATATAACAAATAATTATGTATCAAAGTAATATTCTGTGTATCCAGTTGCTGCAGCATATATTAACATGGTCAAATTGTGTTTCATACAATATAATTTAAGCTTCTTTTTGTTGCTTTCTGCTGCATAAGCATTTTGTAATTGCCACATATTCTATTAAAAATCTGACTCATTTTAATTTGAGCCTTCAACCTATAGtatgaaaaataaagaaatttcgTGAGGTTCCATTGAAATGAAACGcagataataaataaatacaatatacAAAAATAGATAGGCTTGAAATTTACCAGAAAGAATAGGCCTCCATGGAAAGGACAAGATACAGCTGAATCTCCAGTGGCCAATTTCTTTATCCTGTCATGgaataaatttttgaaaataaaaattggtttaagaaaataaaatattgaggGCTGTTATGTGGACAAcctgaaatttttgaaaatattgtaGTATGTACACAATATCCCACCACACAAATCGaggtgaaaataaaataataaaaaaatagaaaaagttgTTGGACCGTAGTGTAATACAGTGTGCGACAACTAAAATATTGtccaaataaaatttctcttTATGATTTACATAATTGTTTCATTAATGACTTAAATAATCTTACTTAattattaagtaaaaaaatacttttttttcattaggattaatccatatttaatttatgtacGATTGGACCTATCGACTTACAGaaggtaattttttattttttttacgcataaagttttttttgaagaggTACACAGAAACAAAGTTagttataagataaaaaatatttgaattagtgttaattcatattttattttttgaactaAAATAATCGAATTAGAGTTAATTCGTCTTAAGTGGAGCGAGTTATATAGTTTAGATGTTCAAGGAATGAGTTAGAGGAATATTAGTTAAACTAAAATAGTCGAATTAGAGTTAATTCATCTTAAGTGGCGCGAGTTTTAGTTTAGATGAGTAAAAACTGAGTTCGACGAATATTAGTTGAACTAAAATAGTCGAATTATATAGTGGTGAGAGGTTTGGGTAGTACGATATAGGTCTTGGGTTCGATctccagctcattgtaaataaaaaaaaaaaatagtcgaGTTAGAGTTAATTCGTCTTAAGTGGCGCGAGCTATATAGTTTAGATGAGCAAGGAACGAGTTAGAGGAATATTAGCTAAACTAAAATAGTCGAATTAGTTAATTCGTCTTAAGTGGCGCGAATTCTAATTTAGATGAGTAAGGAATGAGTTCGACGAATATTAGTTGAACTAAAATATGGTCGAATTAGAGTTAATTCGTCTTAAGTGACGCGAGTTATATTTTAGATGAGCAGGGAATGAGTTAGAGGAATATTGACTTTAGATTAACCGAATCTTTGATGTTGAAATCCGGTAACTTGAGCAAGGAATGATTTCAAGGAAGGAATCTAAGTTGAACTAAAATAGTTGAATTAAGTTTAAtacatcttttattttattttattttattttattttagaccGAAGTCAATGGCTTAAAGAATCTTAGTTGAATTAGCAttaatccataattttttttataagaccgTTAATCCATATTTTAttactagtatccggacccgtgccaagcacggggaaaaatatgacaaaaaaaaacattttaatatattttaaatttaaaaataaaaaataaaaaaataatataaatttaacatGCATAAATCAATATGTTCAATATAAATCACACTTACttatttgcttataatagtgacaaaaattttaattttttttagaataatgctagcaacacactctttaacaaacacactccaacacactctcttttattggttgaaattcacatgggtcccataaaaaaatgtggacccatataacttttatgggagccatataaattttaaccaatagaagagagtgtgttagagtgtgtttgttaaagagtgtgttgctagcactcctctttttTTTAACACACTGGAATTTGTTCACTACACATGTAGTAAAATTAGAAATGCCTATGTGACCGGAGGAATTATATATTTGTGTTTTGACTATAGTTTTTAAATGATAATATGatctaattaaaaaagaatataataaatattaattttagttaAGATATTTAAATTTCTCAAAAGAATCATATATTTAAGGACGAATCAGTAATAATCAACtatattgattattttttttagttgacaaagtttttttttttttttttttggtttttcaccaccaatttaatctggttcggggtcagttctgacatcaagagATTTCAGCCCCCTCcggatcgcagttgcggggatcgaaccacagtcctccctaccaaattcagcgccaatcaccactgaaccaactgacAATTGGTAAAACTTgtgttttaaaatcaaatcaataaatttgttaaaaaaataagggtTAATAGGTCTTTACCCCTCTACAATATGGCCGATTTTTgctttacccccctgcaaaatatatttttttgattacCCCCTCGCAATATCAAGATTCTATCAATTACCCCCCTGAGTTGACAACGGGGATGCTGACTATTCATTTAAGATGACATGGCAAGTATACGTggcttttcttttatttttaatttatttatttagtgaaATGTTGCCACAtaataaactaatttaaaaaaaataaaaaatccaacaaCTATTCGTCATCCAAATCCCAATTTCATCACTACCaccaacaaattcatcaataaaatcaacaaatccaaaatcaatcATTTAGGAGGATTAAATTCAAGAGAGATCCCCACCACCACAAACTCAAAGACACACACCACAAACccatgagaaagaaaaaaaacccagAATCACAAAAATCACCACCGCCATGAACTCACCACCACCACGGCCACGCGAAGGCGAGCAGATAGCAACCCAAAAATGAACAAACCCAAAAGAAGCTCCTTTGAAGCAGACACAAATAGATTAACCATCAATAACTCCTaaattagagagagagagagagagagagagagagagagagagagagagagagagagagagagagagagagaacattACCAGATGCAAGTAATGATAATTTAGTGAGAGTGACTTTTCTTCTGtaacaactaaaaaaaaatcatagtggGTTATTGGAATGAGATATTGTGAGAAGAAAATGGGTTGTTGGAATTTGAGGATGaaggttgattttgattttatgaagaaacaattggtattttttttctttaagcaGAAACAAATGGGTTATTGGAATTTGGAGGAAGAGAACGATGAATGCACATGAAGAAACAccattttctgatttttttttttaattttaaaatatgatgagGCAACATGtcactaaataaaaaaatttaaagaaagcCACATATACTTGCCATGTCATCTTAAATGAACAGTCAGCATCCCAGTTGTCAATCCAGGGGGTAATCAATGGAATCTTGATATTGCGAGGGGGtaatcaaaaaaaattattttgcaggggggtaaagcAAAAATCGGtcatattgcaggggggtaaagaCCTAttaacccaaaaaataaaaatcaaatcaatacaTTTACGATTAAGTCACCAGGTAGAAGTTAAAAGTTTCTAAATAAATTGTGTCGAAAACTAAAAATCATTATATTAgttacaataatatatatatctcCAATAGATATTATTAAAAGGAAAATTCATAAATTGTCCAAATAAACTACTAAAATAAAAccgttaatattttttttttaaaaaatagataaagaagataaaaacATATGGTTATGAGTTCATATTTCATTTGGGTGCagaatagtaataaaaaaaagatcaatttttttagagaaaatCTTATCCCCTCTTCCTCTACTCTCACACCTGCGTCCTTCCTACACTCACCTTCcatgttcatcttcttcttcttcttcttcttcttcttcttcttcttcttcttcttcttcttcttcttcttcttcttcttcttcttcttcttcttcttcttcttcttcttcttcttcttcttcttcttcttcgacCTTTCCTCACCATCCTCTCTCACCCAGAAACTCATTGATACCCTAAACCCCATAGAATCCCAATCGATTAAACCCAAAATACCATTTAAACTCAGCCCTTAAAAATCAATTGAACCTAGAGATAGGAAAAAGGGTaagtaattcaattttttaaatatttaaaattaaccCCAAGTTTGGGCATGTTTTGTACTGTATGAAATTTTTATGGGTCACATGTTTTTTTGGTCATATCAAAATTCAACAGATATTGTTGGCAGCTGGTGATACATATATTCAGAGCAGCTGCTAGTGATCAGCTAGAAATATGGGCTGAAAGGACTGGGTGTGAGATTGTTATGGCTG from Trifolium pratense cultivar HEN17-A07 linkage group LG5, ARS_RC_1.1, whole genome shotgun sequence encodes:
- the LOC123883191 gene encoding uncharacterized protein LOC123883191, which encodes MEHHKWWQLTTLLFVSIMFQSSLVKTNDIESLEDSLCKQVNKERENPITGLFYNISLPSNYTGIKARVVRLRTSSFYQRGINYSLFNIPPHIVPLPNRKRMAILFENFGNWSSHYFNVPNYTMVAPVFGFVAYTSSGNDFLDNEKMNLVIKGKPILINFHYVRVQEKNDTPICVKLSDNDGGILGFRSMTKDYACEAYGSGHYTLVVPISEESYIKSQSKRFTQWWIVGFVIGFVGLVILVLILVNLVKAAKRKKIKNLENNSENGEPFDTFWIGDTKLPLASMIRTQPVLEND